The Gammaproteobacteria bacterium genomic sequence CATGTTCATTTATCTCTTGATGGCGGTCTCCGCGGCGATAGGGCTGATCTGGAACATCAAGATCGCCGACATCGTCGCTGCGGTCTCGGCGCCGATCGGCGCCTCGTTTACCTTCCTCACCCTGGTCACCGGTTCGCTGTGGGGCAAACCCATGTGGGGCACCTGGTGGGAGTGGGACGCCCGGCTCACCTCGGAGCTGATCCTGCTGTTTCTGTATCTCGGCTACATGGCGTTGCAGTCCGCCTTTGATGACCGCCGCACGGCCGCGCGCGCCTCGGCGGTGCTCGCCATCGTGGGCGCGGTCAACGTGCCCATCATTTATTACTCGGTGCAGTGGTGGAACACCCTGCATCAGCCGCAGAGCCTGGGTGTCGGCATGTCCACCATACACGCGAGCATGCTGATTCCACTGCTCTTGATGGCGCTGGCATTCAAGCTGTTTTTTTTCACCGTGCTGCTGATCCGCACGCGCAGCGAGGTGCTGGAGCGCGAGCGTAATAGCGGGTGGGTGCAGGAGGTTATCGAGGAGATGGCGGCCAAAACAGAAACCAATCTCGGCAGGAGTGGCAATGAATATCGCTGAATTTTTTCACATGGGCGGTTATGGCTTTTATGTGTGGGGCTCTTACGGTGTCGCGCTGGTGGTGTTCACCGTGAATATCGTATCGGCGCTGCGCAACAAGCAAAGGGTGCTGCATAGTCTGATGCGTTCCGCCGCCCGTAACAGGAGCCGCACATGACCCCGCGCCGCCAACGTATGATGCTGGTGATTTTAGTATTGCTGGGCGTAGGCGCCGCCGTCGCGCTCACCCTCAACGCCTTTCGCGGCAATATGGTGTACTTTTACGGCCCCAGTCAGCTCGGCACGGTGGAGAAGGCGCACGAACGCAATCTG encodes the following:
- a CDS encoding heme ABC transporter permease — protein: MWVWLHKFGSPKYFFTISGRLLPWLGGATLLLLAAGLYLGLFASPADYQQRDSVRIMYIHVPSAWNSMFIYLLMAVSAAIGLIWNIKIADIVAAVSAPIGASFTFLTLVTGSLWGKPMWGTWWEWDARLTSELILLFLYLGYMALQSAFDDRRTAARASAVLAIVGAVNVPIIYYSVQWWNTLHQPQSLGVGMSTIHASMLIPLLLMALAFKLFFFTVLLIRTRSEVLERERNSGWVQEVIEEMAAKTETNLGRSGNEYR
- the ccmD gene encoding heme exporter protein CcmD, which translates into the protein MNIAEFFHMGGYGFYVWGSYGVALVVFTVNIVSALRNKQRVLHSLMRSAARNRSRT